The following proteins are encoded in a genomic region of Papaver somniferum cultivar HN1 unplaced genomic scaffold, ASM357369v1 unplaced-scaffold_10, whole genome shotgun sequence:
- the LOC113326761 gene encoding ubiquitin-conjugating enzyme E2 34-like has protein sequence MADSSCIKRLQKEYRALCKEPVSHIVARPSPSDILEWHYVLEGSEGTPFAGGFYHGKIKFPPEYPFKPPGISMITPNGRFITQKKICLSMSDFHPESWNPMWSVSSILTGLLSFMMDNSPTTGSVSTTAAEKQRLAKASLAFNCKSPVFRKMFPDYIEKYNQQQLAEQSVSNQSLPAQKGDDSSPLLAVPAGRNGTVLQEGQVNGEIRNEAVKNNKKGSKNFPVWLLFVLFSIFGAVMALPLLQP, from the exons ATGGCTGACAGTTCTTGCATCAAGCGCCTTCAAAAGGAATACAGAGCACTTTGTAAA GAACCAGTTTCCCACATCGTTGCCCGTCCTTCACCAAGTGACATTCTTGAGTGGC ATTATGTTCTGGAGGGAAGTGAAGGCACACCATTTGCAG GTGGATTCTACCATGGGAAGATTAAGTTTCCTCCGGAGTACCCATTCAAACCACCAGGCATCAG CATGATTACACCGAACGGACGTTTTATCACTCAAAAGAAAATATGCTTGTCCATGAGTGACT TTCATCCAGAGAGTTGGAACCCAATGTGGTCCGTATCAAG TATTCTCACAGGACTTCTGTCATTCATG ATGGATAACAGTCCCACCACTGGAAGTGTCTCAACTACTGCAGCTGAGAAGCAGAGACTTGCAAAGGCTTCTCTTGCTTTTAATTGTAAAAG CCCGGTATTCCGGaaaatgttccctgactacattgAGAAGTACAACCAGCAGCAGCTTGCAGAGCAATCAGTTTCCAACCAGTCATTACCAGCCCAAAAGGGTGATGATTCGTCGCCACTTCTTGCGGTACCAGCAGGCAGGAATGGAACAGTATTGCAAGAAGGTCAAGTTAACGGTGAAATTCGGAACGAAGCAGTGAAAAACAACAAAAAGGGATCCAAAAACTTCCCCGTCTGGTTGCTGTTTGTGCTATTCTCTATATTTGGAGCTGTGATGGCCTTGCCTCTTCTTCAGCCTTGA